The Fusarium oxysporum Fo47 chromosome II, complete sequence genome includes a region encoding these proteins:
- a CDS encoding Alpha/Beta hydrolase protein, with translation MRFSLISTLLAFGTLSQAAFNKGAINAFNRVHPRRYDERRAAAPAPEQPAFEKRSKSKFLNKHSEKFVVNGSAIPEVKFDVGESYAGLLPISQDPDEERKLYFWFFPSTNPKAKKEEVVIWLNGGPGCSSLSGLLTENGPFLWQEGTLAPVPNTYSWTNLTNVIWIEQPVGVGYSQGKPNITNEVELGKQFIGFWKNFIDTFELKGATTYITGESYAGYYVPYIADAFITANDDDYYKLGGVAINDPIIGDGTLQQQAVIFPYIEYWSNLFYLNQTYTNALRWTHQHCGYEKYLKKYGTFPPPEEKFPVLPDPYADTNPKSNYTCDIFDWAYSAALDSNPCFNIYHITDTCPHVYSQLGIVNQGDYSPPGAKVYFNRTDVKKALNAPIDQTWYQCTPNKVFGFGDPNSNRSDTSLAPAQNDVLKRVIEHTNNTIIGVGRLDFLLPPNGTLFAIQNATWNGKKGFQKYPQDKEFYVPFHIDYNGGRLSEEGIVGQWGEERGLTWYEVQLAGHELPGYTAGAGYRVVEKLLGRIKNLGTIENFTTQKGNFQGNPHERDFSVVNPLGLPWGHGFTYA, from the exons ATGCGATTCAGTCTGATCAGCACTCTTCTGGCCTTTGGGACACTGTCCCAGGCTGCCTTCAACAAAGGTGCCATCAACGCCTTCAATCGTGTGCATCCACGCCGATACGATGAGAGGCGCGCTGCTGCACCGGCCCCAGAGCAGCCCGCCTTTGAGAAGCGATCCAAGAGCAAGTTCCTGAACAAGCATTCTGAAAAGTTTGTTGTCAACGGATCTGCTATTCCTGAGGTCAAATTTGACGTTGGAGAGTCTTATGCTGGACTGCTCCCGATTTCTCAAGATCCTGATGAGGAGCGCAAGTTGTACTTTTGGTTCTTTCCTAGCACCAACCCCAAGGctaagaaggaagaggttgtcaTTTG GTTGAATGGTGGCCCTGGCTGCAGTTCGCTCAGCGGTCTCCTCACTGAGAACGGTCCTTTTCTCTGGCAAGAAGGAACTCTCGCTCCCGTGCCCAACACCTACAGCTGGACCAACCT CACCAACGTTATCTGGATCGAACAGCCTGTCGGTGTAGGCTACAGCCAAGGCAAGcccaacatcaccaacgaAGTAGAGCTCGGCAAGCAATTCATCGGCTTCtggaagaacttcatcgacaCCTTTGAGCTCAAGGGCGCCACCACCTACATCACTGGAGAGTCCTATGCAGGCTACTACGTCCCTTATATTGCCGATGCTTTCATCACGGCCAACGATGACGATTACTACAAGCTCGGCGGCGTAGCCATCAATGATCCCATTATCGGTGATGGCACTCTTCAGCAGCAGGCTGTCATCTTCCCCTATATCGAGTACTGGTCGAACTTGTTCTATCTTAACCAGACATACACGAATGCTCTGCGATGGACGCATCAGCACTGCGGGTATGAGAAGTATCTCAAGAAGTATGGAACTTTCCCTCCTCCCGAGGAGAAATTCCCTGTTCTTCCTGATCCGTATGCCGATACGAATCCCAAGAGCAACTATACTTGCGATATCTTTGACTGGGCTTACTCCGCTGCTCTTGATTCGAACCCTTGCTTCAACATTTATCACATCACTGATACTTGCCCCCATGTCTACAGCCAGCTCGGCATTGTCAACCAG GGTGATTATTCTCCTCCTGGCGCCAAGGTCTACTTCAACCGCACAGACGTCAAGAAGGCTCTCAACGCACCCATCGACCAGACCTGGTATCAATGCACTCCCAACAAGGTCTTTGGCTTCGGCGACCCCAACTCCAACCGCAGCGACACTTCCCTCGCGCCCGCTCAAAACGACGTTCTGAAGCGCGTCATCGAGCACACtaacaacaccatcatcggAGTTGGTCGTCTCGACTTCCTCCTTCCCCCTAACGGAACCCTCTTCGCCATCCAGAACGCTACCTGGAACGGCAAGAAGGGTTTCCAGAAGTATCCCCAAGACAAGGAGTTCTACGTCCCCTTCCACATTGACTACAATGGCGGACGCCTCAGTGAGGAGGGTATTGTTGGACAGTGGGGTGAGGAGCGTGGTTTGACATGGTATGAGGTTCAGCTTGCGGGCCATGAACTTCCAGGATATACTGCTGGTGCGGGTTACCGcgttgttgagaagttgcTGGGAAGGATCAAGAATCTGGGAACGATTGAGAACTTTACTACGCAGAAGGGTAACTTTCAGGGTAACCCTCATGAGCGCGACTTTAGCGTCGTGAACCCTCTAGGTCTTCCTTGGGGCCATGGATTTACCTACGCTTGA
- a CDS encoding amino acid permease/ SLC12A domain-containing protein, with protein MLAQPDNHQEKNGPDPLSPHDTDPSTYAEDLTEISTLQRTETKRNIKSRHAQMIAIGGTIGTGLFVGIGQALATSGPVSVLLAYSLICVAVYGMITATTEVSAYLPVAGSSMAYYGSRFVSRSLGFAMGCLYFYSFGILVAYEITAAALVIEYWPNAAPTAAWITIMLVVIVALNLSPVGVYAETEFWFASVKVIMLVGLLILSVVLCLGGGPSHDRLGFRYWKHGAMNEYLAHGDAGRFWGFLYALTFSVFSFNFGPELIVLTSGEMRAPRKNLPRAAKTFIWRLIAFYILGSFAIGIICRSDAPGLTSGGHGAAASPWVIAIKTAGVGSLDSVINAGIIISAWSSGNSYLYMSSRSLYSLSKSGSAPKIFQRCTSWGLPIYAVVASSIFGLLAYLNVSSSSSEVFNWFINLTNTAGFTSWICCSIILLRFRKACKAQGVTDLPFQSRLQPYAAYSCLVFLSILMLLNGFSVFFPGQWSAASFLTAYIGIPIFLTLYFGHRLWHKQDSWVKAPSDVDLHSGLDEILVFEDMDGVEMGDDKGDFIHRVWNKIRS; from the coding sequence ATGTTGGCCCAACCGGACAACCACCAGGAGAAAAACGGCCCTGACCCCCTCAGCCCCCATGATACCGACCCCAGCACGTATGCTGAAGATCTCACAGAGATAAGCACTCTCCAGCGAACCGAGACGAAGCGAAATATAAAATCTCGCCATGCACAAATGATTGCTATTGGCGGTACCATCGGTACCGGCTTGTTCGTTGGCATCGGCCAAGCCCTCGCAACCTCCGGACCTGTCAGTGTTCTCCTAGCCTACTCCCTCATATGCGTCGCCGTGTACGGCATGATTACCGCAACAACTGAAGTCAGCGCCTACTTGCCAGTAGCTGGATCGTCAATGGCCTACTACGGCTCTCGCTTCGTCTCCAGGAGCCTTGGCTTTGCTATGGGATGTCTTTACTTTTACTCCTTTGGCATTCTTGTTGCCTATGAAATCACTGCCGCTGCCTTGGTCATTGAGTACTGGCCAAACGCGGCACCTACTGCCGCGTGGATCACCATTATGCTTGTTGTCATTGTTGCTCTCAACCTATCGCCAGTGGGAGTCTACGCCGAGACAGAATTCTGGTTCGCGTCTGTCAAGGTAATCATGCTTGTTGGACTCTTAATCCTATCAGTAGTGCTCTGCCTCGGCGGAGGACCTTCACACGATAGGCTTGGTTTCCGGTACTGGAAACACGGCGCAATGAACGAGTATCTGGCACATGGTGACGCTGGTCGCTTCTGGGGGTTTCTCTACGCTTTGACATTCTCAGTCTTTTCCTTCAACTTTGGGCCAGAGTTGATCGTGCTGACTAGTGGAGAGATGAGAGCACCTAGAAAGAACTTGCCTCGCGCAGCCAAGACATTTATTTGGCGCCTGATCGCCTTCTACATCCTGGGGTCATTTGCAATTGGCATTATCTGCCGTAGTGATGCTCCAGGCCTCACAAGCGGAGGACATGGTGCTGCAGCTTCCCCTTGGGTCATTGCGATCAAAACCGCCGGTGTCGGCAGCCTTGATAGCGTCATCAATGCCGGCATTATCATATCAGCATGGTCCTCGGGTAATTCTTATCTTTATATGTCAAGCCGGTCTCTATACTCTCTGTCAAAGTCAGGAAGCGCACCAAAGATCTTCCAGCGATGCACCAGTTGGGGACTCCCTATCTATGCGGTAGTAGCAAGCTCCATCTTTGGGCTACTTGCCTATCTGAACgtttcctcttcatcatccgaGGTGTTCAACTGGTTCATCAACCTTACGAACACGGCTGGTTTTACGTCTTGGATCTGCTGCAGTATCATTTTGTTGAGGTTCCGAAAGGCATGCAAGGCCCAGGGCGTGACAGACTTGCCGTTCCAGTCAAGACTCCAGCCATACGCAGCATACAGTTGTCTGGTATTCTTGTCCATATTGATGCTGCTGAATGGATTCTCAGTCTTCTTCCCTGGACAATGGTCGGCAGCTTCATTCTTGACAGCCTACATCGGTATTCCGATCTTCCTGACGCTCTATTTTGGTCACAGGCTCTGGCACAAGCAGGACTCATGGGTAAAGGCACCTTCGGATGTCGACTTGCACTCTGGCTTGGATGAAATCCTTGTGTTTGAGGACATGGACGGCGTAGAAATGGGAGATGATAAAGGAGATTTTATTCACCGAGTGTGGAACAAGATTCGTAGTTGA
- a CDS encoding fungal-specific transcription factor domain-containing protein: MDQQSQNRHRRRRRVADTSRKRAARACDRCKARKSKCIETRPGSCQRCQASNLSCHFEKERLPSSDSETSTPQPVVFQNEVLDGPEENITIDNHPTESILWPRFLSRLRQAFFIDSVPNPEEQEVVVTQAQTAHTNRLSDSEYARLKSVVDSFPPRPVADFLVSVCIRHGVDIFFYFDQAQIMDEIAQFYTNSSSPLRTDPSFICLALGLFALGSNWTPLERPIDSPLPHGDDSDLGRVFFRQAKLLIPDVIERTDLKAIQACFLLGIYLMPLNAAGSSYVYMGMALRKALAFDLHQSPDDQMIDDREKEIRCRLWWSIYSLERCTTLKLNRPRSVPANIIGIPLPSPMPSLDRDQKFENLELQIAYARLMLILDGYSDSTSWLANSSTPTDPNKIQAELRSWKRSLPEEFDLEDTDPRSSRYRAIFHLYLNYYYAWIVIGKASLIMRVRTNLQHHLGQGSQPRPVDPTAENLSASCTRAAKKLLQLFDKLVQSGNSARFSFTDFQGCSIATIITLIAGILQRDSTYDTRVNFGLNCLRQMVNGNPAATVGVKFVETLQSISNESARKLRQSGTFTDTHEREEATSPSAYNYWAEWLAAQERSFNQGYSVPARETTSGNVPVGGTPSLWPVSITLGESWSGELHPGVEASSAQRPSISLPSASGLDIVGNDHLSTLYHDDQNFLMGLTGLDVLDFAGYSS, encoded by the exons ATGGACCAACAATCTCAGAATCGCCATCGCCGGCGTCGTCGCGTTGCAGACACCAGCCGGAAGCGCGCAGCCAGAGC TTGCGATCGCTGTAAAGCAAGAAAAAGTAAATGCATCGAAACACGCCCGGGCTCATGCCAGCGATGTCAGGCCAGCAACCTCAGCTGCCACTTCGAAAA GGAGAGGCTTCCTTCATCAGACAGCGAGACTTCGACGCCTCAACCCGTTGTCTTTCAGAATGAAGTCTTGGACGGACCCGAGGAAAACATTACTATTGATAACC ACCCGACTGAAAGTATACTCTGGCCCCGTTTTCTTTCTAGATTGAGGCAAGCTTTCTTCATAGACTCTGTACCCAATCCCGAAGAACAGGAAGTCGTCGTTACGCAAGCG CAAACCGCCCATACCAACCGCCTTTCGGACAGCGAGTATGCACGCTTAAAGTCCGTAGTTGATTCTTTTCCCCCACGACCTGTGGCCGACTTTTTGGTGTCAGTGTGTATCAGACATGGTGTTGACATTTTTTTCTACTTTGATCAAGCTCAAATTATGGATGAGATTGCCCAGTTCTACACCAACAGCTCGTCACCACTTCGAACCGATCCAAGCTTTATCTGCCTAGCTCTCGGACTGTTCGCTCTGGGGAGTAATTGGACACCTCTCGAGAGGCCGATCGACTCTCCATTGCCTCACGGCGATGACAGTGATCTTGGCCGAGTCTTTTTTAGACAAGCCAAACTTTTGATACCTGATGTGATCGAAAGGACGGACTTGAAAGCCATTCAAGCATGCTTTCTTCTTGGTATATATCTCATGCCTCTGAATGCTGCTGGTTCCTCCTATGTCTACATGGGCATGGCGTTGCGAAAGGCATTGGCTTTTGATTTGCATCAGAGTCCAGATGATCAGATGATTGATGACCGGGAGAAGGAGATTCGGTGCCGACTCTGGTGGTCAATATATTCACTCGAACG CTGCACAACTCTAAAGTTAAATCGTCCCCGATCTGTCCCCGCAAACATCATAGGAATACCCTTACCTTCCCCGATGCCTTCTCTCGACAGGGACCAGAAATTCGAAAACCTTGAGCTCCAGATAGCCTATGCGCGCCTAATGTTGATCCTCGATGGCTACTCAGACTCAAC TAGCTGGCTTGCAAactcctcaacaccaactgATCCAAATAAAATCCAAGCTGAACTAAGGAGCTGGAAAAGGTCTTTACCGGAAGAATTTGACTTGGAGGATACCGATCCACGCAGCTCAAGATACCGAGCGATTTTCCATCTCTACCTCAATTATTACTATGCTTGGATCGTTATTGGAAAGGCTTCTCTGATCATGAGAGTAAGGAcaaatcttcaacatcaccTAGGCCAAGGATCTCAACCCCGTCCAGTTGATCCGACTGCCGAGAATCTGTCCGCTTCCTGCACTAGAGCTGCCAAAAAGCTACTCCAGTTATTCGATAAACTTGTTCAATCTGGAAACTCTGCTCGATTCTCATTTACCGACTTCCAAGGTTGCAGCATTGCAACTATCATTACTCTTATTGCAGGCATCCTCCAGCGTGACTCTACGTACGATACTAGGGTAAACTTTGGTCTCAACTGTCTACGGCAGATGGTGAATGGGAACCCAGCAGCTACAGTAGGCGTCAAGTTCGTGGAAACACTGCAGTCCATTTCTAACGAATCGGCTCGAAAACTACGCCAGTCGGGCACTTTCACGGATACACATGAACGAGAAGAGGCAACGTCGCCCTCAGCGTACAATTATTGGGCAGAGTGGCTTGCGGCGCAGGAGCGGTCGTTCAATCAAGGATACTCGGTACCGGCAAGGGAGACAACTTCTGGGAATGTACCAGTAGGAGGAACACCGTCGTTATGGCCAGTCTCGATAACCCTTGGAGAGAGCTGGAGTGGAGAGCTACATCCAGGGGTTGAGGCTTCCTCTGCACAGCGACCATCGATATCACTGCCCAGCGCGTCAGGGTTGGATATAGTGGGGAACGACCATCTTTCGACGCTGTATCATGATGACCAGAATTTCCTGATGGGCCTCACTGGATTAGACGTTCTGGACTTTGCTGGATACTCATCTTAA
- a CDS encoding aspartate transaminase, with amino-acid sequence MTVITRPAQANGSFFGSAECYPPDAIFALTEAYHKDPSPNKVNLGQGAYRDEHGLPQVLPCVEEALDALDEKGLDHEYLPILGLTGFRERVAELVIGKDVFKSKKDRVACCQTLSGTGSLHLLGKLIAHCHSSKPKILIPQPTWSNHTHIYASLGFECISFQYYDPVTKSLDFDAYMTALKEAEPGTAIILHACAHNPTGCDPSQEQWCQIGRTVKERRLFPVFDAAYLGFNSGSYDRDAFPIRHFVNDLELEAAICISFAKNMGLYGERVGCLVLHTSTPEAATNSTSVLERIQRGEISNPPACGAKIVETVLSNPELTETWYQDMANMSNRISSMRHALYNNLLDHATPGLWKHLFRQSGMFGFLGLSPNVVKELRETYHIYMADNARISLAGLNESSVAYVAASIAACVRREVQH; translated from the exons ATGACGGTCATCACAAGGCCAGCACAAGCAAATGGTAGCTTTTTCGGAAGCGCAGAATGCTACCCTCCCGATGCCATCTTCGCTTTGACCGAAGCGTACCATAAAGACCCTTCGCCAAACAAGGTCAACTTGGGCCAGGGGGCGTACCGAGACGAACACGGATTGCCGCAGGTTCTGCCCTGCGTGGAAGAGGCTTTGGACGCTCTAGATGAGAAGGGGTTAGATCACGAGTATCTCCCCATTTTGGGGTTGACTGGGTTTCGTGAACGCGTTGCTGAGCTAGTCATCGGCAAGGATGTTTTCAAGTCCAAGAAAGACCGG GTGGCATGCTGTCAAACGCTCTCTGGCACCGGCTCGCTTCATCTGCTCGGCAAGCTAATTGCTCACTGTCACTCATCGAAGCCAAAGATCTTGATACCCCAGCCAACATGGTCCAATCATACCCATATCTATGCATCGCTAGGTTTTGAATGCATTTCGTTTCAGTACTACGACCCAGTCACCAAGTCACTAGACTTCGACGCCTATATGACAGCGCTGAAAGAGGCAGAGCCTGGTACCGCCATCATTCTACATGCCTGCGCTCACAACCCTACTGGCTGCGATCCTTCACAGGAGCAGTGGTGCCAGATCGGTCGAACGGTTAAAGAGCGTAGACTATTCCCCGTCTTTGATGCGGCATATCTCGGTTTCAATTCTGGCTCCTATGATCGAGATGCATTTCCCATAAGGCACTTTGTGAACGACCTTGAGCTAGAAGCAGCTATATGCATTTCCTTTGCTAAGAACATGGGACTCTATG GTGAACGCGTAGGATGCCTAGTTCTCCATACATCCACGCCTGAGGCGGCCACGAACTCGACATCCGTGCTTGAGCGAATACAACGAGGTGAAATCTCGAATCCACCTGCTTGCGGTGCAAAGATCGTCGAAACTGTGCTGAGCAATCCAGAGCTCACCGAAACATGGTATCAAGACATGGCCAACATGAGTAACCGAATCTCGTCTATGAGACACGCCTTGTATAACAATCTGCTTGACCATG CAACCCCGGGCCTCTGGAAGCATCTGTTTCGACAATCAGGAATGTTTGGCTTCCTTGGCCTGTCCCCAAACGTTGTCAAAGAGTTGCGGG AAACATACCATATCTACATGGCTGATAACGCCCGAATTTCTCTGGCTGGTCTTAATGAGAGCAGTGTCGCATATGTGGCTGCGTCTATTGCTGCATGTGTTCGACGAGAGGTACAGCACTAG